In the genome of Altererythrobacter sp. TH136, one region contains:
- the rsmA gene encoding 16S rRNA (adenine(1518)-N(6)/adenine(1519)-N(6))-dimethyltransferase RsmA, whose product MADLPPLREVIARHGLSASKALGQNFLFDEQLLDRIAAIPGNLSGKAVLEIGPGPGGLTRSLLRAGARVTAIEMDPRCLPALAELEAAYPGQLRVIEGDALKLNHDGLMGEPFAVVANLPYNVGTALLVRWLGGQQWPPRWTSLTLMFQLEVAQRIIAEAGTDPYGRLAVFTQWRSSAKLAMKVHRSAFTPPPKVTSAVVHIEPATMPEAVPARLLERITEAAFGQRRKMLRQSLKGVPGALDALAAVGVDPQRRAETLSVAEFIAIARALAAGRIER is encoded by the coding sequence ATGGCTGATCTACCTCCGCTCCGCGAAGTCATCGCCCGTCATGGGCTGAGCGCGTCGAAGGCGCTGGGACAGAATTTCCTGTTCGACGAGCAACTGCTCGACCGGATCGCTGCCATTCCGGGTAATCTCAGCGGCAAGGCGGTTCTCGAGATCGGCCCCGGACCGGGCGGGCTGACGCGGTCGCTGCTGCGAGCCGGAGCGCGGGTGACCGCGATCGAGATGGACCCCCGCTGCCTGCCCGCGCTAGCGGAGCTGGAAGCCGCGTATCCCGGGCAGCTCCGCGTTATCGAAGGCGACGCGCTCAAGCTGAATCATGATGGCCTGATGGGCGAACCCTTCGCGGTCGTGGCCAACCTGCCCTACAATGTCGGTACGGCGCTGCTGGTGCGCTGGCTTGGTGGTCAGCAGTGGCCACCGCGGTGGACCAGCTTGACCCTGATGTTCCAGCTCGAAGTCGCGCAACGGATCATCGCTGAGGCTGGCACCGATCCCTATGGCCGCCTAGCCGTTTTCACGCAGTGGCGCTCGTCCGCGAAGCTGGCGATGAAGGTCCATCGGAGTGCGTTTACCCCGCCGCCCAAAGTCACGAGCGCGGTCGTTCATATTGAACCTGCGACAATGCCCGAAGCCGTGCCGGCCCGGCTGCTCGAACGGATAACCGAGGCCGCGTTCGGCCAGCGCCGCAAGATGCTCCGTCAAAGCCTCAAAGGCGTTCCCGGCGCCCTTGATGCTCTCGCGGCGGTCGGGGTCGATCCGCAGCGCCGGGCGGAGACCTTGAGTGTAGCGGAATTCATCGCAATCGCGCGTGCGCTGGCGGCGGGACGCATCGAGCGCTAA
- the pdxA gene encoding 4-hydroxythreonine-4-phosphate dehydrogenase PdxA produces MTQPSKPLIVSLGDPAGVGPELIAAAWLTRERNALPPFAVVGGARLLADAAKLRGMSLSIEQVETLEDAREVFSRSLPVLGALDGPYRPGHPDEDGARLALASLEKATALAVASEAAALVTGPVAKARLAAVGFGFPGQTEYVAHACGIAAQDAVMMLAGPQLRTVPLTVHMALADVPGAITGELIQRRARVAHRALQQDFGIAAPRIAVAGLNPHAGEDGQMGSEEQQIIAPAIASLRASGIDATGPHPADALFAPHARGNYDVALCMYHDQALIPLKALDFDEGVNVTLGLPIIRTSPDHGTAFAIAGTGRASAGATVAAMRMAAGCATRRALHG; encoded by the coding sequence CTGACGCAGCCATCCAAGCCGCTGATCGTCTCGCTCGGCGATCCGGCGGGCGTGGGTCCCGAACTGATCGCGGCGGCGTGGCTCACGCGGGAGCGCAACGCGCTGCCGCCGTTCGCTGTCGTCGGCGGAGCACGCCTGTTGGCAGATGCAGCCAAACTGCGCGGTATGTCGCTATCGATCGAACAGGTTGAAACGCTTGAGGACGCGCGCGAGGTATTTAGTCGCTCGCTTCCGGTGCTGGGCGCTCTCGATGGCCCCTACCGCCCCGGCCATCCGGACGAGGACGGCGCCCGGCTGGCTCTCGCGTCGCTCGAAAAGGCGACCGCACTGGCGGTTGCCAGTGAGGCTGCTGCTCTGGTGACCGGACCGGTGGCCAAAGCGCGGCTCGCCGCCGTTGGATTCGGCTTCCCCGGCCAAACCGAATACGTCGCCCACGCGTGCGGGATCGCCGCTCAGGATGCCGTGATGATGCTTGCGGGACCGCAACTGCGGACGGTCCCACTAACGGTGCACATGGCGCTGGCCGATGTGCCAGGCGCCATTACCGGAGAGCTAATCCAGCGCCGGGCGCGCGTCGCGCATCGTGCACTGCAACAGGATTTCGGCATCGCCGCACCGCGGATCGCGGTGGCGGGGCTCAACCCACATGCGGGCGAGGACGGTCAAATGGGCTCCGAGGAGCAGCAGATTATCGCGCCGGCGATCGCTAGTCTGCGGGCCAGCGGGATCGATGCCACTGGCCCGCACCCCGCGGACGCCCTGTTCGCGCCGCATGCCCGTGGGAACTATGACGTGGCGCTGTGCATGTACCATGACCAGGCACTGATCCCGCTGAAGGCCCTGGATTTCGACGAGGGCGTCAACGTCACCCTCGGCCTGCCCATCATCCGCACCAGTCCGGATCATGGGACCGCCTTCGCTATCGCTGGCACCGGCCGCGCCAGCGCCGGCGCGACTGTCGCCGCGATGCGCATGGCCGCCGGTTGCGCGACCAGACGGGCGCTGCATGGCTGA
- a CDS encoding peptidylprolyl isomerase: protein MHPAKTDERVIHQTVSRLLCGLAAVSLVSAPTTVSAQEANAPLASGMGLDIPANVQILGKGDPNVRRPTAVVNGQIITGTDVEQRVALLVAASKGEIPPEELQRLRSQVLRNLIDETLQIQAARAQEIEISAAEVDQVYARVAAQNFGQNVEAMDAYLAKIGSSPASLKRQILGESAWQRLLRRNIAPFVNVSAEEVNEMLTRLEASRGTEEYRLGEIWLAATPETRDQVLANIDKIIEQLRQGGSFQGYARQFSESSTAAAGGDLGFVRLERLPSELAVAARAMQPGQLVGPIENSGGFSILALIDKKAILTSDARDAVLSLKQISLAFPAGITEPDARARLESFNKAVQAMKGCGDADSGAAAIGATVTSNDGIVLRSLPEQLQPLLADLQIGQTTPPFGSAQDGVSVLMLCGRDDPQDAGAPSFEDLMAQLEDDRINKRAQRYLRDLRNDAVIEYN, encoded by the coding sequence ATGCACCCTGCCAAAACGGATGAACGCGTGATCCACCAGACGGTATCTCGACTGCTTTGCGGCCTCGCCGCGGTTTCGCTTGTAAGCGCGCCGACTACCGTATCCGCGCAAGAGGCCAACGCGCCGCTTGCCAGCGGAATGGGGCTCGACATCCCGGCCAACGTGCAGATCCTTGGCAAGGGCGATCCCAACGTCCGGCGGCCTACTGCGGTGGTGAACGGACAGATCATCACCGGCACCGACGTCGAGCAGCGGGTCGCATTGCTGGTTGCCGCGTCCAAGGGAGAGATCCCGCCCGAAGAGCTGCAGCGCCTCCGCTCCCAAGTGCTTCGCAACCTGATCGACGAGACGCTCCAGATTCAGGCTGCGAGAGCGCAGGAGATCGAGATCAGCGCGGCTGAAGTCGACCAGGTGTACGCGCGCGTGGCGGCCCAGAACTTTGGGCAAAACGTCGAGGCGATGGATGCCTATCTGGCAAAGATCGGCTCGTCACCCGCTTCGCTCAAGCGTCAGATCCTCGGCGAGTCCGCGTGGCAGCGACTGCTGCGGCGGAACATCGCGCCGTTCGTGAACGTGTCGGCCGAAGAGGTGAACGAGATGCTCACGCGGCTCGAGGCAAGCCGCGGGACCGAAGAGTATCGCCTGGGCGAAATCTGGCTGGCCGCGACGCCGGAGACCCGGGACCAGGTTCTCGCCAATATCGACAAGATCATCGAGCAGCTGAGGCAAGGCGGAAGCTTCCAGGGATACGCACGCCAGTTCTCTGAATCGTCGACTGCCGCAGCCGGCGGTGACCTAGGCTTCGTGCGGCTCGAACGCCTGCCGAGCGAACTGGCGGTTGCTGCGCGCGCCATGCAGCCGGGACAGCTGGTTGGTCCGATTGAGAACTCGGGCGGTTTCTCGATCCTTGCGTTGATCGACAAGAAGGCGATCCTGACGTCCGACGCGCGAGATGCGGTGTTGAGCCTCAAGCAAATCTCGCTCGCGTTCCCCGCCGGCATCACTGAACCAGACGCGCGTGCGCGGCTCGAAAGCTTCAACAAGGCGGTTCAAGCGATGAAGGGCTGCGGCGATGCGGATAGCGGGGCGGCTGCCATCGGCGCTACGGTTACTTCGAATGACGGGATCGTCCTGCGTTCGCTGCCGGAGCAATTGCAGCCTCTTCTCGCGGACCTGCAGATCGGTCAGACGACCCCCCCGTTCGGATCCGCGCAAGATGGCGTCAGCGTATTGATGCTGTGCGGCCGCGATGATCCGCAGGATGCCGGGGCGCCAAGCTTCGAAGACCTGATGGCCCAGCTTGAGGACGATCGCATCAACAAGCGCGCCCAACGTTACTTGCGCGATCTGCGCAACGACGCGGTGATCGAATACAACTGA
- the lptD gene encoding LPS assembly protein LptD: MLCTALAAAPVAAQDGAAQGMGTIEQPQGEPPALSTPVPPIDSATLPPAPTNERQINFEANSVAYDNNANTVTASGDVVLRSADKSVRADAVTWNRVTGEIVGTGNVRFVDQDGNQLYTSRIELTDEFEAGAMEDLLLALREGGRLAAAEGSRQADGTIELNRAAYTGCEVVSSTGCPREPSWRITADRVVYSPTDNRVRFNNAYLELFGARLIPLPGLSIRTDGGPASGFLVPELQFSRNNGFELSGSYYLNLAANKDLTLSAYAFTDPPPMVSGQWRHLTDIGAYQVTGYGTVSRRLDLAGLRTPESEFRGYLFTNGRFQFDPNWSLNFSLRRTTDRTFLRRYDISRDDRLRSMFEIERIDADSYLAISGFATQTLRVNGDQGQTPIALPLIDYRRRIEDPLLGGKVELMANTLSLYRPDGQDTQRAIAGARWDLRRITGWGQVVTMTALLRGDVYHSDENGLTATAVYRGNPGWEARAVGLVAADIEWPLVGPLFGGTQVLTPRVQVVLSPSIKNLAIPNEDSRAIDLEDSNLFALNRFPGYDRVEDRPRVTYGIDWQLTRPNWRIDSTIGQSVRLNNRATLLPNGTGLSERVSDFVGRTDVRYRDFVKLTHRFRLDKDSLAVRRNEIDATIGSSRTYAEIGYLRLDRDIAPTIEDLRDREELRFAGRVAFAQYWSVFGAGVFNLTDREEDPTFTSDGFDPIRTRLGVAYQDDCLEFGVTWRRDYLDQGDARKGNTFQLYFALRNLGFR; this comes from the coding sequence ATGCTCTGCACTGCTCTCGCCGCTGCGCCGGTTGCGGCGCAGGACGGTGCCGCTCAGGGCATGGGCACGATCGAGCAGCCGCAGGGCGAACCGCCAGCGCTGTCGACCCCCGTGCCGCCGATCGATTCTGCGACTCTCCCGCCGGCACCGACGAACGAACGCCAGATCAATTTCGAGGCGAATTCGGTCGCTTACGACAACAATGCCAACACCGTGACAGCGTCGGGAGACGTCGTCCTGCGCAGCGCGGACAAGTCGGTTCGCGCAGACGCGGTGACCTGGAACCGGGTCACGGGCGAGATCGTGGGAACTGGCAACGTCCGGTTTGTCGATCAGGACGGCAATCAACTCTACACCAGCCGCATCGAGCTGACCGACGAGTTCGAGGCCGGAGCGATGGAGGATCTTCTCCTCGCACTTCGCGAAGGCGGGCGTCTTGCCGCGGCCGAGGGTTCGCGTCAGGCGGACGGTACCATCGAACTGAACCGGGCCGCCTATACCGGGTGCGAGGTTGTCAGCTCTACAGGTTGCCCGCGGGAGCCGAGCTGGCGGATCACGGCCGATCGTGTGGTCTATTCACCGACCGACAACCGGGTCCGGTTCAACAATGCCTATCTGGAGCTGTTCGGCGCCCGGCTGATCCCGCTGCCCGGCTTGTCGATCCGCACCGATGGCGGCCCGGCCTCGGGATTTCTGGTCCCTGAGCTCCAGTTCTCCCGCAACAACGGCTTTGAATTGAGCGGCAGCTACTACCTCAACCTGGCCGCGAACAAGGACCTGACGCTCAGCGCCTATGCCTTTACCGATCCGCCTCCAATGGTGAGCGGGCAGTGGCGGCACCTCACCGATATCGGCGCCTATCAGGTGACCGGTTATGGCACGGTCAGCCGGCGCCTCGACCTGGCGGGCCTGCGCACGCCCGAGAGCGAGTTTCGCGGATACCTGTTCACCAACGGACGATTTCAGTTCGATCCGAACTGGAGCCTGAATTTCTCGCTCCGCCGGACGACCGATCGCACCTTCCTGCGTCGCTATGACATCAGTCGCGACGACCGACTGCGGTCGATGTTCGAGATCGAGCGGATCGACGCCGATTCTTACCTCGCCATCTCGGGTTTTGCGACCCAGACGCTGCGAGTGAATGGCGATCAGGGCCAGACGCCGATCGCGCTCCCGCTGATCGATTACCGCCGGCGGATCGAAGATCCGCTGCTGGGCGGCAAGGTCGAACTCATGGCGAACACGCTGTCGCTCTATCGTCCCGATGGTCAGGACACCCAGCGCGCGATCGCGGGTGCCCGGTGGGACTTGCGCCGCATCACCGGCTGGGGCCAGGTCGTGACGATGACGGCGCTGCTGCGGGGCGACGTCTATCATTCGGATGAGAACGGTCTGACGGCAACCGCGGTCTACCGCGGCAATCCCGGCTGGGAAGCGCGTGCCGTCGGACTGGTGGCGGCCGATATCGAGTGGCCCTTGGTCGGACCGCTGTTCGGCGGCACTCAGGTGCTGACACCGCGTGTGCAGGTGGTTCTCAGCCCGTCGATCAAGAACCTGGCGATCCCCAACGAGGATTCGCGGGCGATCGATCTGGAGGATTCCAATCTGTTCGCGCTCAACCGCTTTCCCGGATATGACCGGGTGGAAGACCGGCCGCGGGTGACTTACGGCATCGATTGGCAGCTCACCCGCCCGAACTGGCGCATCGACAGCACCATCGGGCAGTCGGTACGCCTCAACAATCGCGCGACATTGTTACCGAACGGAACCGGTCTGTCGGAACGAGTATCGGATTTTGTGGGCCGAACTGATGTGCGGTACCGGGATTTCGTCAAGCTGACCCACCGCTTCAGGTTGGACAAGGACAGCCTCGCGGTCCGTCGCAACGAGATCGACGCCACGATCGGATCGAGCCGCACGTATGCCGAGATCGGCTATCTGCGGCTCGACCGCGACATCGCGCCGACGATCGAGGATCTGCGCGATCGTGAGGAACTACGGTTCGCCGGGCGGGTCGCCTTTGCGCAGTACTGGTCGGTGTTCGGCGCCGGGGTGTTCAACCTGACGGACCGCGAGGAAGACCCGACCTTCACGTCAGACGGTTTCGATCCCATCCGCACCCGACTTGGCGTCGCGTATCAAGACGATTGCCTGGAGTTCGGCGTGACCTGGCGGCGCGACTATCTTGACCAGGGCGATGCGCGCAAAGGCAATACCTTCCAGCTCTATTTCGCTCTGCGCAACCTTGGCTTCCGCTAG
- a CDS encoding leucyl aminopeptidase, which translates to MNVAFASAIPANTQIVAHIVTQGSLPEGLESTLVHGAKAARFKGKTGQLFDGFAERNGEVVRIALVGSGETGDEGRGANLEQAGAALAARYATSGADTIAIEAGTLSVDEVAAVLTGLRLRTWRYDRYRTTIKDDQKVTLANASVIGAGEGAQDAWTEASAVAEGIEFTRELVTEPANVIYPESFVQRCRERYQGTGLEITVLGVEEMTELGMGALLGVGQGSEQPSRLLAVKWNGGEQAGRPMAFVGKGVTFDTGGISIKPGPGMGDMKWDMGGAGAVAGAMLALARRKAKANVVGVMGLVENMPDGKAMRPGDVLTTMSGQTVEVLNTDAEGRLVLCDALTWVQKEHDPVAIIDLATLTGAMLISLGFEQGGMFSNDDTLADALFAAGRASGDKLWRMPLGAAYDKLIDSPIADMQNIGPREAGSITAAQFLQRFIDKGRPWAHCDIAGMVWAAKPGATWGKGATGYGVRLIDRYVRDVLEA; encoded by the coding sequence ATGAACGTCGCATTCGCTTCCGCTATTCCCGCCAACACCCAGATCGTGGCGCATATCGTCACGCAAGGCTCTCTGCCCGAAGGCCTTGAATCCACGCTGGTCCACGGGGCCAAGGCCGCAAGGTTCAAGGGCAAGACCGGACAGCTGTTCGACGGATTCGCTGAGCGGAATGGCGAGGTGGTTAGGATTGCCCTGGTCGGTTCCGGAGAGACCGGCGACGAGGGACGCGGCGCCAATCTGGAACAAGCCGGTGCTGCCCTTGCGGCCCGATATGCCACGTCCGGAGCGGACACCATCGCGATTGAAGCGGGTACGCTGTCGGTGGACGAAGTAGCGGCAGTGTTGACCGGCCTGCGTCTTCGCACTTGGCGCTACGATCGCTATCGCACGACTATCAAGGACGACCAGAAGGTCACCCTTGCCAACGCTTCCGTGATCGGCGCGGGCGAGGGCGCGCAGGATGCCTGGACCGAAGCCAGCGCGGTTGCTGAGGGAATCGAATTCACCCGCGAACTGGTGACCGAGCCAGCGAATGTGATCTATCCCGAAAGCTTCGTGCAGCGTTGCCGCGAGCGGTACCAGGGCACTGGGCTGGAAATCACCGTCCTCGGGGTCGAAGAGATGACCGAGCTTGGCATGGGCGCGCTGCTGGGTGTCGGGCAGGGGTCCGAACAACCTTCGCGCCTGCTGGCGGTGAAGTGGAACGGCGGCGAACAGGCCGGACGGCCGATGGCGTTCGTCGGCAAGGGCGTCACCTTCGATACCGGCGGCATCAGCATCAAGCCGGGCCCGGGCATGGGCGACATGAAATGGGACATGGGCGGCGCCGGCGCGGTCGCAGGGGCCATGCTTGCACTCGCGCGGCGCAAGGCGAAGGCCAACGTGGTCGGCGTGATGGGCTTGGTCGAGAACATGCCGGACGGCAAGGCGATGCGACCGGGCGACGTGCTCACCACCATGAGCGGGCAGACCGTGGAAGTGCTCAACACCGATGCCGAGGGGCGGCTGGTGCTGTGCGACGCGCTGACCTGGGTTCAGAAGGAACATGATCCGGTGGCGATCATCGATCTCGCGACCTTGACCGGGGCGATGCTGATCAGCCTCGGCTTTGAACAAGGCGGCATGTTCTCGAACGATGACACGCTGGCCGACGCGCTGTTCGCCGCCGGGCGCGCCAGCGGGGACAAGCTGTGGCGCATGCCGCTGGGCGCCGCGTACGACAAGCTGATCGATTCACCGATTGCCGACATGCAGAACATCGGGCCCCGTGAAGCCGGCTCGATCACCGCTGCCCAGTTCCTCCAGCGCTTCATCGACAAGGGGCGTCCCTGGGCGCACTGCGACATTGCTGGCATGGTCTGGGCAGCTAAGCCCGGCGCCACTTGGGGCAAGGGCGCAACGGGATATGGAGTTCGCCTGATCGATCGCTACGTACGCGACGTTCTGGAAGCTTGA
- a CDS encoding DNA polymerase III subunit chi, which translates to MQIDFWQYSQGSVERIVTLIADRVLAGGERLLVVDGNAERRASTSAALWETRPERFLANGDAAAAHAERQPVLLSGECRAINGAKVAVLADGKWRDPPAGLDRVILLFSEAQVQPARAVWRQYDGREDVTRGYFAQDDGKWTKRL; encoded by the coding sequence ATGCAGATCGATTTCTGGCAATACTCCCAAGGATCTGTCGAGCGCATCGTGACGCTGATAGCGGATCGGGTGTTGGCAGGTGGCGAGCGGCTGCTGGTGGTCGATGGAAACGCCGAGCGGCGGGCGTCGACCAGCGCCGCTTTGTGGGAAACCAGACCCGAACGTTTCCTGGCGAATGGTGACGCTGCCGCCGCGCATGCGGAGCGGCAGCCGGTGTTGTTGTCCGGCGAGTGCAGGGCGATCAACGGCGCAAAGGTCGCGGTACTGGCGGACGGCAAGTGGCGGGACCCGCCTGCTGGTCTAGACCGCGTGATCCTGCTGTTCAGCGAGGCCCAGGTCCAGCCGGCCCGTGCCGTCTGGCGCCAGTACGACGGGCGAGAGGACGTGACCCGGGGCTATTTCGCGCAGGACGATGGCAAGTGGACCAAGCGGCTCTGA
- the ndk gene encoding nucleoside-diphosphate kinase: MAVTRTFSIIKPDATRRNLTGAVTKMLEDAGLRVVASKRIQMTREQAEGFYAVHKERPFFGELCDFMTSGPVVVQVLEGEDAVKRNRDVMGATNPADAAEGSIRKIHAEGIEANSVHGSDSEENAKIEIDYFFKPEEIVG; the protein is encoded by the coding sequence ATGGCGGTCACCCGCACCTTCTCGATCATCAAGCCCGATGCCACTCGCCGCAACCTGACCGGCGCGGTCACCAAGATGCTGGAAGACGCCGGACTTCGGGTCGTCGCTTCCAAGCGCATCCAGATGACTCGCGAGCAGGCCGAAGGCTTCTACGCAGTGCACAAGGAACGGCCCTTCTTCGGCGAACTGTGCGACTTCATGACCAGCGGTCCGGTCGTCGTCCAGGTGCTGGAAGGTGAGGACGCCGTGAAGCGCAATCGCGACGTCATGGGCGCCACCAACCCCGCCGATGCTGCGGAAGGGTCCATTCGCAAGATCCACGCCGAAGGCATTGAGGCCAATTCGGTTCACGGTTCCGACTCGGAAGAAAACGCTAAGATCGAGATCGATTACTTCTTCAAGCCGGAAGAAATCGTCGGCTGA
- a CDS encoding nuclear transport factor 2 family protein yields the protein MLWGSGRKCKAIAARFVTAVNARDADALRDLVTADFTYIDSWREGVTGRDRVIEGARLLFASDPDFRMEVETVSYSEPFVLMRGWINSANPDVGRRRAVWRARCEDGLIAEWQAWAEGHPPRFTRTYSPEATIDMSDRAAEAPGAP from the coding sequence ATGCTATGGGGATCGGGCCGGAAGTGCAAAGCGATTGCCGCACGGTTCGTGACGGCGGTGAACGCGCGTGATGCTGACGCGCTCAGAGATCTCGTCACGGCCGATTTCACCTACATCGATAGCTGGCGGGAGGGCGTCACCGGCCGGGATCGGGTGATCGAAGGGGCTCGACTGCTTTTCGCAAGCGATCCCGATTTCCGGATGGAAGTCGAGACCGTAAGCTACAGTGAGCCCTTCGTACTCATGCGCGGTTGGATCAACAGCGCCAATCCGGATGTCGGGCGCCGTCGGGCGGTCTGGCGCGCGCGGTGCGAGGACGGCTTGATTGCCGAGTGGCAGGCTTGGGCGGAGGGGCACCCGCCGCGGTTCACCCGCACATATTCACCCGAGGCGACGATCGACATGTCGGATCGCGCGGCCGAAGCGCCAGGCGCACCGTAG
- the purN gene encoding phosphoribosylglycinamide formyltransferase, with protein MGKPAKVAVLISGKGTNMAALLYASRVPEAPYAIVLVASNDPHAPGLVVAEGEGVPTFALSHTGMRRSDHDAAMDAAIRASGAEYVALAGYMRVLGSQFVSDWSGRLTNVHPSLLPKYPGLHTHRAALAAGDAKAGCSVHLVTDELDAGEVLGQTEVAVLAGDTEETLAARVLIAEHQLYPRVLSELVSRPYHADWLVDQVRQLALAQPQAEETVSHGMPCFGIIKGKKFAWVSVDHHSDGKVALLARISGVDEQAQLIEMDPQRYYRPPYFGAEWIGIRLDLGDTDWNAIRDWLSRSWRSVAPRKLTGLIDAAEQF; from the coding sequence TTGGGTAAGCCTGCCAAGGTTGCCGTGCTGATCTCGGGCAAGGGCACGAACATGGCCGCGTTGCTTTACGCAAGCCGCGTTCCCGAAGCGCCTTATGCGATCGTGCTGGTGGCGAGCAACGACCCTCACGCCCCAGGCTTGGTCGTTGCGGAAGGTGAAGGCGTCCCGACCTTCGCGCTCAGTCACACAGGTATGCGGAGGTCCGATCATGACGCAGCAATGGACGCGGCGATCCGCGCAAGCGGAGCGGAATACGTTGCGCTTGCCGGTTACATGCGAGTGCTGGGCAGCCAGTTCGTATCCGACTGGAGCGGACGGCTAACTAACGTGCACCCATCGCTTTTGCCAAAATATCCTGGACTGCACACGCACCGCGCGGCGCTGGCGGCCGGCGACGCCAAGGCCGGCTGCTCCGTCCATCTGGTTACCGACGAACTCGACGCGGGGGAGGTGCTTGGGCAGACGGAAGTAGCGGTGCTGGCCGGCGACACAGAGGAAACCTTGGCCGCGCGCGTCCTGATCGCCGAACATCAACTCTACCCGCGCGTGCTGTCGGAACTCGTCTCGCGCCCCTACCATGCCGACTGGCTGGTGGATCAGGTTCGCCAGCTTGCCCTCGCGCAGCCGCAAGCTGAAGAAACCGTCAGCCACGGCATGCCGTGCTTCGGTATCATCAAGGGCAAGAAGTTCGCCTGGGTTTCAGTCGATCACCACAGCGACGGCAAGGTCGCTCTCCTCGCCCGCATCAGCGGCGTGGACGAGCAGGCGCAGTTGATCGAAATGGACCCGCAGCGATACTACCGTCCGCCGTATTTCGGCGCGGAATGGATCGGCATCCGCCTCGATCTCGGCGATACAGACTGGAACGCCATCCGCGACTGGCTGTCGCGTAGCTGGCGGAGCGTCGCGCCCCGCAAGCTGACTGGCCTGATCGACGCCGCCGAGCAATTCTAA
- the purM gene encoding phosphoribosylformylglycinamidine cyclo-ligase, producing MDDQRRNSPYTYADAGVSIDAGNALVRAIAPLAKATARPGATSELGGFGGFFDPRAAGYSDPLLVAANDGVGTKLKLAIEHDRHDSVGIDLVAMCVNDLIVQGAEPLFFLDYFATGKLDNGIAERVIAGIADGCKQAGCALIGGETAEMPGMYAAGDYDLAGFCVGAVERGEQLTGDRVTPGHVLLGLASSGVHSNGFSLVRRLAADKDWRLDRPALFDPETRLIDALIAPTRIYVQALLPLIRGGKIDALAHITGGGLLENIPRVLPDGAHAMIDGDAWEQPRLMAFLQAQGAIEPAEMARTFNCGIGMVLAVAPDSAREVAAELEAQGETVSRIGEVIEGPRGCTVRGSAGTWSAREAWEARHVG from the coding sequence ATGGATGACCAGCGCCGCAACAGCCCCTACACTTATGCCGACGCGGGGGTGTCCATCGACGCCGGCAATGCGCTGGTTCGGGCGATCGCTCCACTGGCGAAGGCAACCGCGCGTCCCGGTGCGACAAGCGAACTCGGCGGGTTCGGCGGGTTCTTCGATCCCCGGGCCGCAGGGTACAGCGACCCGCTTCTAGTGGCGGCGAACGATGGCGTAGGCACGAAGCTCAAGCTCGCGATCGAACATGACCGTCACGATTCGGTCGGGATCGATCTGGTCGCGATGTGCGTCAACGATCTCATCGTGCAAGGAGCCGAACCGCTTTTCTTCCTCGACTACTTCGCGACCGGCAAGCTCGATAACGGGATCGCAGAGCGAGTGATCGCCGGCATCGCCGATGGGTGCAAGCAGGCGGGATGCGCACTGATCGGCGGCGAAACGGCCGAAATGCCAGGAATGTATGCGGCTGGCGATTACGACCTGGCAGGCTTTTGCGTCGGGGCGGTCGAACGCGGCGAGCAGTTGACCGGCGACCGCGTGACTCCCGGCCATGTGCTGCTCGGACTGGCCAGCAGCGGGGTGCATTCCAACGGCTTCTCGCTGGTTCGCCGGCTCGCGGCGGACAAGGACTGGCGGCTCGACCGTCCTGCCCTGTTCGACCCAGAAACCCGGCTGATCGATGCGCTGATCGCTCCAACGCGCATTTACGTGCAAGCGCTGTTGCCGCTGATCCGTGGCGGCAAAATCGATGCCCTGGCGCATATCACCGGCGGCGGTCTGCTCGAGAACATCCCCCGGGTGCTGCCGGACGGCGCGCATGCGATGATCGACGGCGATGCCTGGGAGCAGCCGCGCCTGATGGCGTTCCTGCAGGCGCAAGGCGCGATCGAACCGGCGGAAATGGCCCGAACCTTCAACTGCGGCATTGGCATGGTTCTGGCGGTGGCGCCGGACTCTGCCCGCGAAGTGGCGGCGGAGCTGGAGGCGCAAGGGGAAACCGTGAGCCGGATCGGCGAAGTGATCGAGGGTCCGCGCGGCTGCACCGTCCGCGGAAGCGCCGGGACGTGGAGCGCCCGTGAAGCTTGGGAAGCGCGCCACGTTGGGTAA